A part of Hemicordylus capensis ecotype Gifberg chromosome 16, rHemCap1.1.pri, whole genome shotgun sequence genomic DNA contains:
- the EXOSC10 gene encoding exosome component 10 isoform X1 codes for MAAKESGGGASDAAGAPAKDSADMVLPGFPDADSFVKHALGTVVSATKASSGLPQPGDEFDFYRSFPGFQTFCETQGDRLLHCMSKIMHYHGCRSYIKDRGKVTELEDKYDLLVDANDAILERVGILLDEAAGVNKNQQPILPSGLQPPKTIISSWNRKSGETSKRTKSETFHLLHAKNIARPQLSFREKVDNSNTPFVPKLFVKPNALKPLPEALSKSRRARKERPEDLDVPAALADFLHQQRTQQIEQDMFAHPYQYELEHFSPLAELLEKPQVQMYRPLAETPCHFVSTLDELVELNEKLVACKEFALDLEHHSYRSFLGLTCLVQISTRTEDFIVDALELRDHLYILNEAFTDPAIVKVLHGADSDVEWLQRDFGLYLVNMFDTHQAARQLNLGRHSLDHLLKLYCSVDANKQYQLADWRIRPLPEEMVQYARDDTHYLLYIYDRVREELWARSNEQPAQIQQVWHRSTAICLKKYTKPIFTEDSYLELYRKQKKHLNSQQLTAFRLLFAWRDKMARQEDESTGYVLPNHMLMKMAEQLPKEPQGIIACCNPIPPLVRQQINELHLLVQQAREMPLLKSEMAVAVKKRGPLPNTEKPENHLFGPHDRSHIPPDEKANLSDLAPGRALEHASLFSETDREEEPSSPPCLWLRASISIFNEPDVDEEKDENLTIAQRKALRIMESFENPFRMYLPAEQNPAHISQSAKFDPSSKIYEISNRWKLLSQAQLQAAAKKEVAKKVLQQKAAAREVAEKACKEKAKTAVSVRQLVAKEQASKKRERAESEAGTETPKQEKKKKVKPPPPPEAEQETPKPFTPFDYSKSDLRVFAGSSKPKASAQFDPAKQAHAGKKKFSGASKVQQPAGTKSMSYMAGKSNRGFRHNWPKR; via the exons ATGGCGGCGAAGGAGAGCGGCGGGGGCGCTAGCGACGCGGCGGGGGCTCCGGCGAAGGACAGCGCGGACATGGTGCTACCCGGTTTTCCCGACGCCGATTCATTCGTCAAG CATGCCCTGGGCACAGTTGTGTCAGCCACGAAAGCTTCGAGTGGTCTCCCTCAGCCCGGAGACGAATTCGATTTCTACCGTAGCTTCCCTGGGTTCCAGACTTTCTGCGAAACTCAAGGAGACAGACTGCTGCACTG CATGAGCAAGATCATGCATTACCATGGCTGCCGCAGCTACATCAAGGACCGCGGCAAAGTCACGGAGCTGGAGGACAAGTATGATCTGCTGGTGGACGCCAATGACGCCATCCTGGAAAGAGTG GGCATTCTCCTGGACGAAGCCGCCGGTGTGAACAAGAACCAGCAGCCTATCCTTCCCTCAGGCTTGCAGCCCCCAAAGACAATCATCTCCAGCTGGAACCGCAAG AGCGGGGAGACCAGCAAACGGACCAAGTCAGAAACTTTCCACTTGCTGCATGCCAAGAACATCGCCCGGCCCCAGCTCAGCTTCCGCGAGAAAGTGGACAACTCCAACACCCCCTTTGTCCCCAAGCTCTTTGTCAAGCCCAACGCTCTGAAGCCGCTGCCAGAAG CACTCTCAAAAAGCCGCCGAGCACGGAAAGAGCGTCCCGAGGACTTGGATGTCCCAGCCGCCCTGGCCGACttcctccatcagcagaggaCTCAGCAGATAGAGCAAGATAT gtttgcccacccctaccAATATGAACTGGAGCATTTTTCACCACTGGCTGAGCTCCTCGAGAAGCCGCAAGTGCAG aTGTACAGGCCTCTCGCCGAAACgccctgccattttgtttccaccTTGGACGAGCTGGTGGAGTTGAACGAAAAGCTCGTGGCTTGTAAAGAATTCGCCCTGGATTTGGAG CACCACTCCTACCGGAGTTTCCTGGGCTTGACGTGCCTGGTGCAGATCTCCACCCGGACGGAGGACTTCATCGTCGACGCCCTGGAGCTGCGCGACCATCTGTACATCTTGAACGAGGCCTTCACAGACCCCGCAATCGTCAAG GTCCTGCACGGTGCCGATTCGGATGTGGAGTGGCTGCAGAGGGACTTCGGCCTCTACCTGGTGAACATGTTCGACACCCACCAGGCCGCCCGGCAACTCAACCTGGGCAGACACTCCTTGGATCACTTGCTCAAGCTCTACTGCAGCGTGGACGCCAACAAGCAGTACCAGCTGGCTGACTGGAGGATCCG ccCGCTGCCTGAAGAGATGGTCCAGTACGCCCGCGACGACACTCACTACTTGCTCTACATCTACGACCGCGTGAGAGAGGAGCTGTGGGCCAGATCCAACGAGCAGCCCGCTCAGATCCAGCAGGTCTGGCACCGGAGCACGGCCATCTGCTTGAAG AAATACACCAAGCCCATCTTCACTGAGGACTCGTACCTGGAGCTCTACCGGAAGCAGAAGAAGCATCTCAACAGCCAGCAGCTGACGGCCTTCCGGCTGCTCTTTGCCTGGAGAGACAAGATGGCACGCCAGGAGGACGAGAGCACTGG GTACGTGCTTCCGAACCACATGCTGATGAAGATGGCCGAACAGCTGCCCAA GGAGCCCCAGGGTATCATCGCCTGCTGCAACCCCATCCCACCGCTTGTCCGCCAGCAAATCAACGAACTGCACCTCCTCGTCCAGCAGGCCAGAGAGATGCCGTTACTGAAG TCTGAGATGGCAGTTGCTGTGAAAAAGAGAGGCCCTCTTCCAAACACAGAG AAGCCAGAGAACCATTTGTTCGGGCCACACGACCGTTCACACATTCCTCCAGATGAGAAGGCGAACCTCTCAGACCTAG CACCTGGTCGCGCCTTGGAGCACGCAAGTCTCTTTTCAGAAACGGACAGGGAGGAGGAACCCTCTAGCCCTCCGTGCCTCTGGTTGAGAGCCAGCATCAGCATTTTTAAC GAGCCCGACGTGGACGAAGAGAAGGACGAGAACCTGACGATTGCACAGAGGAAAGCCCTTCGCATCATGGAGTCCTTCGAAAACCCCTTCCGGATG taTTTGCCAGCAGAGCAGAACCCAGCCCACATCTCCCAGTCAGCAAAGTTTGACCCATCATCGAAAATCTATGAG ATCAGTAATCGGTGGAAACTCCTCAGCCAGGCccagctccaagcagcagcaaagaaagaagTGGCAAAGAAAGTTcttcagcagaaag CAGCAGCCCGGGAGGTTGCCGAGAAGGCGTGCAAAGAAAAAGCCAAGACGGCGGTCTCCGTTCGCCAGCTGGTTGCG AAAGAGCAAGCCAGCAAAAAGAGGGAGAGGGCAGAAAGTGAGGCCGGGACGGAGACCCCCaagcaagagaagaagaagaaggtgaagccgccgccgccgccagaagCAGAACAGGAGACTCCGAAGCCCTTCACCCCCTTCGACTACAGCAAATCTGACCTCCGAGTCTTTGCCG GAAGCAGCAAACCCAAAGCCTCGGCACAGTTTGATCCTGCCAAGCAAGCCCATGCAGGCAAA aagaaatttTCAGGTGCCAGCAAAGTTCAGCAGCCAGCCGGAACAAAAAGCATGTCCTACATGGCTGGGAAATCCAACAG
- the EXOSC10 gene encoding exosome component 10 isoform X2 translates to MAAKESGGGASDAAGAPAKDSADMVLPGFPDADSFVKHALGTVVSATKASSGLPQPGDEFDFYRSFPGFQTFCETQGDRLLHCMSKIMHYHGCRSYIKDRGKVTELEDKYDLLVDANDAILERVGILLDEAAGVNKNQQPILPSGLQPPKTIISSWNRKSGETSKRTKSETFHLLHAKNIARPQLSFREKVDNSNTPFVPKLFVKPNALKPLPEALSKSRRARKERPEDLDVPAALADFLHQQRTQQIEQDMFAHPYQYELEHFSPLAELLEKPQVQMYRPLAETPCHFVSTLDELVELNEKLVACKEFALDLEHHSYRSFLGLTCLVQISTRTEDFIVDALELRDHLYILNEAFTDPAIVKVLHGADSDVEWLQRDFGLYLVNMFDTHQAARQLNLGRHSLDHLLKLYCSVDANKQYQLADWRIRPLPEEMVQYARDDTHYLLYIYDRVREELWARSNEQPAQIQQVWHRSTAICLKKYTKPIFTEDSYLELYRKQKKHLNSQQLTAFRLLFAWRDKMARQEDESTGYVLPNHMLMKMAEQLPKEPQGIIACCNPIPPLVRQQINELHLLVQQAREMPLLKSEMAVAVKKRGPLPNTEKPENHLFGPHDRSHIPPDEKANLSDLAPGRALEHASLFSETDREEEPSSPPCLWLRASISIFNEPDVDEEKDENLTIAQRKALRIMESFENPFRMYLPAEQNPAHISQSAKFDPSSKIYEISNRWKLLSQAQLQAAAKKEVAKKVLQQKAAREVAEKACKEKAKTAVSVRQLVAKEQASKKRERAESEAGTETPKQEKKKKVKPPPPPEAEQETPKPFTPFDYSKSDLRVFAGSSKPKASAQFDPAKQAHAGKKKFSGASKVQQPAGTKSMSYMAGKSNRGFRHNWPKR, encoded by the exons ATGGCGGCGAAGGAGAGCGGCGGGGGCGCTAGCGACGCGGCGGGGGCTCCGGCGAAGGACAGCGCGGACATGGTGCTACCCGGTTTTCCCGACGCCGATTCATTCGTCAAG CATGCCCTGGGCACAGTTGTGTCAGCCACGAAAGCTTCGAGTGGTCTCCCTCAGCCCGGAGACGAATTCGATTTCTACCGTAGCTTCCCTGGGTTCCAGACTTTCTGCGAAACTCAAGGAGACAGACTGCTGCACTG CATGAGCAAGATCATGCATTACCATGGCTGCCGCAGCTACATCAAGGACCGCGGCAAAGTCACGGAGCTGGAGGACAAGTATGATCTGCTGGTGGACGCCAATGACGCCATCCTGGAAAGAGTG GGCATTCTCCTGGACGAAGCCGCCGGTGTGAACAAGAACCAGCAGCCTATCCTTCCCTCAGGCTTGCAGCCCCCAAAGACAATCATCTCCAGCTGGAACCGCAAG AGCGGGGAGACCAGCAAACGGACCAAGTCAGAAACTTTCCACTTGCTGCATGCCAAGAACATCGCCCGGCCCCAGCTCAGCTTCCGCGAGAAAGTGGACAACTCCAACACCCCCTTTGTCCCCAAGCTCTTTGTCAAGCCCAACGCTCTGAAGCCGCTGCCAGAAG CACTCTCAAAAAGCCGCCGAGCACGGAAAGAGCGTCCCGAGGACTTGGATGTCCCAGCCGCCCTGGCCGACttcctccatcagcagaggaCTCAGCAGATAGAGCAAGATAT gtttgcccacccctaccAATATGAACTGGAGCATTTTTCACCACTGGCTGAGCTCCTCGAGAAGCCGCAAGTGCAG aTGTACAGGCCTCTCGCCGAAACgccctgccattttgtttccaccTTGGACGAGCTGGTGGAGTTGAACGAAAAGCTCGTGGCTTGTAAAGAATTCGCCCTGGATTTGGAG CACCACTCCTACCGGAGTTTCCTGGGCTTGACGTGCCTGGTGCAGATCTCCACCCGGACGGAGGACTTCATCGTCGACGCCCTGGAGCTGCGCGACCATCTGTACATCTTGAACGAGGCCTTCACAGACCCCGCAATCGTCAAG GTCCTGCACGGTGCCGATTCGGATGTGGAGTGGCTGCAGAGGGACTTCGGCCTCTACCTGGTGAACATGTTCGACACCCACCAGGCCGCCCGGCAACTCAACCTGGGCAGACACTCCTTGGATCACTTGCTCAAGCTCTACTGCAGCGTGGACGCCAACAAGCAGTACCAGCTGGCTGACTGGAGGATCCG ccCGCTGCCTGAAGAGATGGTCCAGTACGCCCGCGACGACACTCACTACTTGCTCTACATCTACGACCGCGTGAGAGAGGAGCTGTGGGCCAGATCCAACGAGCAGCCCGCTCAGATCCAGCAGGTCTGGCACCGGAGCACGGCCATCTGCTTGAAG AAATACACCAAGCCCATCTTCACTGAGGACTCGTACCTGGAGCTCTACCGGAAGCAGAAGAAGCATCTCAACAGCCAGCAGCTGACGGCCTTCCGGCTGCTCTTTGCCTGGAGAGACAAGATGGCACGCCAGGAGGACGAGAGCACTGG GTACGTGCTTCCGAACCACATGCTGATGAAGATGGCCGAACAGCTGCCCAA GGAGCCCCAGGGTATCATCGCCTGCTGCAACCCCATCCCACCGCTTGTCCGCCAGCAAATCAACGAACTGCACCTCCTCGTCCAGCAGGCCAGAGAGATGCCGTTACTGAAG TCTGAGATGGCAGTTGCTGTGAAAAAGAGAGGCCCTCTTCCAAACACAGAG AAGCCAGAGAACCATTTGTTCGGGCCACACGACCGTTCACACATTCCTCCAGATGAGAAGGCGAACCTCTCAGACCTAG CACCTGGTCGCGCCTTGGAGCACGCAAGTCTCTTTTCAGAAACGGACAGGGAGGAGGAACCCTCTAGCCCTCCGTGCCTCTGGTTGAGAGCCAGCATCAGCATTTTTAAC GAGCCCGACGTGGACGAAGAGAAGGACGAGAACCTGACGATTGCACAGAGGAAAGCCCTTCGCATCATGGAGTCCTTCGAAAACCCCTTCCGGATG taTTTGCCAGCAGAGCAGAACCCAGCCCACATCTCCCAGTCAGCAAAGTTTGACCCATCATCGAAAATCTATGAG ATCAGTAATCGGTGGAAACTCCTCAGCCAGGCccagctccaagcagcagcaaagaaagaagTGGCAAAGAAAGTTcttcagcagaaag CAGCCCGGGAGGTTGCCGAGAAGGCGTGCAAAGAAAAAGCCAAGACGGCGGTCTCCGTTCGCCAGCTGGTTGCG AAAGAGCAAGCCAGCAAAAAGAGGGAGAGGGCAGAAAGTGAGGCCGGGACGGAGACCCCCaagcaagagaagaagaagaaggtgaagccgccgccgccgccagaagCAGAACAGGAGACTCCGAAGCCCTTCACCCCCTTCGACTACAGCAAATCTGACCTCCGAGTCTTTGCCG GAAGCAGCAAACCCAAAGCCTCGGCACAGTTTGATCCTGCCAAGCAAGCCCATGCAGGCAAA aagaaatttTCAGGTGCCAGCAAAGTTCAGCAGCCAGCCGGAACAAAAAGCATGTCCTACATGGCTGGGAAATCCAACAG